CAGTAACATGAAATTAAAGAAGTTAACACGTCTCGACTCAAGTACTCTCCAGCTTCAATGGGACGATGGCCACATCGGTCCGTCGCCCCTTATGCTCCTGCGGGATGCCTGTCCGTGTGCGGGGTGCCAGGGCGAGACTGTCCTGCTTCATCACTATGCGCCCGTCCCGGAATCGAACCCCCATCCGGGCAAATACAACTTGAAAGCGGCAGAGACAGTTGGCAGTTATGCCCTCAAATTGATCTGGGAAGATGGGCATGAACAGGGGCTCTACACATGGGAACATCTCCGTTCTCTCTGCTGCTGCGAGGAATG
Above is a window of Ignavibacteriota bacterium DNA encoding:
- a CDS encoding DUF971 domain-containing protein codes for the protein MKLKKLTRLDSSTLQLQWDDGHIGPSPLMLLRDACPCAGCQGETVLLHHYAPVPESNPHPGKYNLKAAETVGSYALKLIWEDGHEQGLYTWEHLRSLCCCEECVSARGETQGEGSQ